A genomic region of Chlorobaculum parvum NCIB 8327 contains the following coding sequences:
- a CDS encoding cbb3-type cytochrome c oxidase subunit I — translation MNDSGYDYSIVRGFAYSALFWLIVGLIIGLWIAFEMFDPSLNLTPWLSFGRLRVVHTNGLGVGFGLSGIFATAYYMLQRLTRTPLPFPRLAKAQMYFFNLIIAAAAVTLMAGMNTTKEYAELEWPLDIAVVVMWVMFAINVFAILIKRREEQMYISLWYLIAMTVTIAVLYIVNNLEIPVTLFKSYSIYAGNNDANVQWWYGHNIVGFIFTVPILAMFYYFLPKATGLPIYSHRLSIVSFWSLIFAYLWTGAHHLMLTPLPEWIQTVAIAFSIFLIAPSWGSVVNGYYTLQGNWEQMRTNYLTKFFILGITFYGLQTLQGPLQGLRTLNAFFHYTDWVIGHVHMGTMGWVTMIISASFYYMIPRISGRELYSIKLANIHFWLILVGQLAWTITMWIGGIQQGAMWKATNPDGSLMYSFLDGLTSLYPYYRMRFAAGLVYFAGILIFAWNIFQTVRQAPQTTETAEA, via the coding sequence ATGAACGATTCCGGTTATGATTACTCCATCGTGCGGGGTTTCGCCTATTCGGCGCTCTTCTGGCTCATCGTAGGGCTGATTATCGGGCTCTGGATAGCGTTCGAGATGTTCGATCCGTCGCTGAACCTGACGCCCTGGCTCAGCTTCGGACGCCTGCGCGTGGTGCACACCAACGGCCTCGGCGTCGGCTTCGGGCTTTCAGGCATCTTCGCTACCGCTTACTACATGCTCCAGCGCCTGACGCGCACCCCGCTGCCCTTCCCCCGTCTGGCCAAGGCGCAGATGTACTTCTTCAACCTCATCATCGCTGCTGCCGCCGTCACCCTCATGGCGGGCATGAACACCACCAAGGAGTATGCCGAACTCGAATGGCCGCTTGACATCGCCGTGGTGGTCATGTGGGTAATGTTCGCCATCAACGTTTTCGCCATTTTGATCAAGCGCCGCGAAGAGCAGATGTACATTTCGCTCTGGTACCTGATCGCCATGACCGTAACCATCGCGGTGCTCTACATCGTCAACAACCTCGAAATTCCGGTCACGCTCTTCAAATCGTACAGCATCTACGCAGGTAACAACGATGCCAATGTGCAGTGGTGGTACGGCCACAACATCGTGGGCTTCATCTTCACCGTGCCGATCCTGGCCATGTTCTACTACTTCCTGCCCAAGGCCACGGGCCTGCCGATCTACAGCCACCGGCTCTCGATCGTCTCGTTCTGGTCGCTGATCTTCGCCTACCTCTGGACGGGCGCGCACCACCTGATGCTCACCCCGCTGCCGGAGTGGATCCAGACGGTGGCCATCGCCTTCAGCATCTTTCTGATCGCGCCGTCGTGGGGTTCGGTGGTGAACGGCTACTACACCCTGCAGGGCAACTGGGAGCAGATGCGCACCAATTATCTGACCAAATTCTTCATTCTCGGCATCACCTTCTACGGCCTCCAGACCTTGCAGGGCCCGCTGCAGGGACTCCGGACGCTCAACGCCTTCTTCCACTACACCGATTGGGTGATCGGCCACGTACATATGGGCACGATGGGCTGGGTGACGATGATTATCTCGGCCTCGTTCTACTACATGATCCCGAGAATCAGCGGTCGTGAGCTTTACAGCATCAAACTGGCGAACATTCACTTCTGGCTGATTCTCGTCGGCCAGCTCGCCTGGACCATCACCATGTGGATCGGCGGCATCCAGCAGGGCGCGATGTGGAAAGCCACCAATCCCGACGGATCGCTCATGTACAGCTTCCTCGACGGGCTGACATCGCTCTATCCCTATTACCGGATGCGCTTTGCCGCCGGACTGGTCTATTTCGCCGGCATCCTGATTTTTGCCTGGAACATTTTCCAGACGGTCAGGCAAGCACCGCAAACCACTGAAACCGCCGAAGCATAA
- the ccoO gene encoding cytochrome-c oxidase, cbb3-type subunit II — MGINSKPLLFAVVSALVILVGTVVTVFVPMFMPSTQPVSRFVKPYTAIEQEGRDLYIREGCNNCHTQTVRPLRTEVLRYGEYSKAEEFAWDRPFLWGSRRTGPDLNRVGGKYPDSWHYKHMHSPQSMFALSNMPPYGWLAANKLDTSNSYRKCEILGYGYSEAEVQQQIADYKQRVTSPEYDSKATRDLVTPPALQSELTEMDAIIAYLQKLGRDVKAMGAQQ; from the coding sequence ATGGGAATCAATTCCAAGCCGCTGCTCTTTGCGGTTGTCTCCGCACTGGTCATCCTCGTCGGAACGGTGGTGACGGTGTTCGTGCCGATGTTCATGCCTTCGACCCAGCCGGTGAGCCGGTTCGTCAAGCCCTACACGGCCATCGAGCAGGAGGGGCGCGACCTCTATATTCGGGAAGGGTGCAACAACTGCCACACCCAGACCGTCCGGCCGCTCCGCACCGAGGTGCTGCGGTACGGCGAGTACTCGAAAGCCGAGGAGTTCGCCTGGGATCGCCCGTTCCTCTGGGGGTCGCGCCGCACGGGCCCCGACCTGAACCGTGTCGGCGGCAAATACCCCGATTCGTGGCACTACAAGCACATGCACAGCCCGCAGTCGATGTTCGCGCTCTCCAACATGCCGCCCTACGGCTGGCTCGCCGCCAACAAGCTCGACACCTCGAACTCGTACAGAAAGTGCGAAATCCTCGGCTACGGCTACAGCGAAGCAGAGGTACAGCAACAAATCGCCGACTACAAGCAGCGCGTAACCTCGCCGGAGTACGACTCTAAAGCCACCCGCGACCTGGTAACGCCACCGGCCCTGCAGAGCGAGCTGACCGAAATGGACGCCATCATCGCCTACCTGCAGAAGCTCGGGCGCGACGTCAAGGCAATGGGGGCGCAACAATGA
- a CDS encoding cbb3-type cytochrome c oxidase subunit 3 — translation MNWEQIAYVAFTIMLALVMAGIILYYYNPKRKKKVEEPKFRMLDKDEEEQEHQR, via the coding sequence ATGAATTGGGAACAGATCGCTTACGTTGCCTTCACCATAATGCTTGCGCTCGTCATGGCAGGAATCATTCTCTATTACTACAACCCGAAGCGCAAGAAAAAGGTCGAGGAACCGAAGTTCCGGATGCTGGACAAGGACGAAGAAGAGCAAGAGCATCAACGGTAA
- a CDS encoding c-type cytochrome, whose protein sequence is MNDSGVPHEGHNKIPKGWMAFFIGMIIFLVWYIASFTPAISGWSFYKIFEDEMKAGKQKAVAAASSSDPGRYIGKTDAIAAGKAEFETSCAACHMADASGGIGPNLKTKLKFGSTPADLYESIANGRPGGMPPFGQQLGNDKVCKIISFIESLR, encoded by the coding sequence ATGAACGATTCCGGAGTACCGCACGAAGGCCACAACAAAATCCCGAAAGGGTGGATGGCCTTTTTTATCGGCATGATCATCTTTCTCGTCTGGTACATCGCCTCCTTCACCCCCGCCATTTCGGGCTGGTCGTTCTACAAGATTTTCGAGGATGAAATGAAGGCCGGTAAGCAAAAGGCGGTGGCGGCGGCCTCCTCATCCGATCCGGGCCGCTATATCGGCAAGACCGATGCGATCGCGGCTGGCAAGGCGGAGTTCGAGACCAGTTGCGCCGCCTGCCACATGGCCGACGCCAGCGGCGGAATCGGCCCGAACCTCAAGACAAAGCTCAAGTTCGGCTCGACGCCCGCAGACCTCTACGAATCGATTGCCAACGGTCGTCCGGGCGGCATGCCGCCGTTCGGCCAGCAGCTTGGCAACGACAAGGTCTGCAAAATCATATCCTTCATCGAAAGCCTGCGATGA
- a CDS encoding 4Fe-4S dicluster domain-containing protein, whose product MQPVWRRYRRAAAIAQAILLTGLPFLKINGQSALRFDIGELNLYFFGTIIRIGDFYLILAATLFLLFFIATVTVIFGRVWCGWLCPQTVLLDLTGSLATIIGQKHRNLIGKLVLVPLSALVSITMIWYFVPPAEAIAGLFSSPLIAGFFIVLWALVWMELALLGRGFCTSICPYAMMQNALFDKDTLVIEYDKSRDSTCMKCDDCVRACPVGIDIKEGLSNRCIACAECIDACWLKSSKRDLPPFPNYKGRIMRPKTFLLGGLTAASALVVVLLFAMRPPVEFTLSRVQEPLPAGLNRYAYTIYNNSSKPLELELDAPEGITLIGERTISIAPFGVIRNKVLLRASGKPDEVSLTLHGDGISITKEAGFL is encoded by the coding sequence ATGCAACCTGTCTGGAGACGATACCGGCGAGCGGCGGCAATCGCGCAGGCCATTCTGCTGACCGGGCTTCCGTTCCTGAAAATCAACGGACAGAGTGCCCTGCGGTTCGACATCGGTGAACTGAACCTCTATTTCTTCGGCACGATCATCCGGATCGGCGACTTCTACCTTATCCTCGCGGCAACGCTCTTCCTGCTGTTTTTCATCGCTACGGTCACGGTGATCTTCGGAAGGGTCTGGTGCGGCTGGCTCTGCCCCCAGACCGTACTGCTCGACCTGACCGGCAGCTTGGCGACGATCATCGGGCAGAAGCACCGCAACCTTATCGGCAAGCTGGTGCTCGTACCGCTTTCGGCGCTGGTGTCCATCACCATGATCTGGTACTTCGTGCCCCCGGCTGAGGCAATCGCCGGGCTCTTTTCATCGCCGTTAATTGCGGGATTTTTCATCGTACTCTGGGCGCTGGTGTGGATGGAACTGGCCCTGCTCGGCAGGGGGTTCTGCACCTCGATCTGCCCCTACGCCATGATGCAGAACGCGCTGTTCGACAAGGATACGCTGGTGATCGAATACGACAAGTCGCGCGACTCGACCTGCATGAAGTGCGACGACTGCGTGCGCGCCTGCCCGGTCGGCATCGACATCAAGGAGGGGCTCAGCAACCGCTGCATCGCCTGCGCCGAGTGCATCGACGCCTGCTGGCTGAAGAGCAGCAAACGCGACCTTCCGCCCTTCCCGAACTACAAAGGCCGGATCATGCGCCCGAAAACCTTCCTGCTCGGCGGTCTGACGGCAGCCTCGGCGCTGGTGGTCGTGCTGCTCTTCGCCATGCGCCCGCCGGTTGAATTCACCCTCAGCCGTGTGCAGGAGCCACTGCCCGCTGGTCTGAACCGCTACGCCTACACGATCTACAACAACAGCAGCAAGCCGCTTGAACTCGAACTCGACGCCCCGGAAGGCATCACGCTCATCGGTGAGCGCACCATCTCGATCGCGCCTTTCGGCGTCATCCGGAACAAAGTACTGCTCCGGGCGAGCGGAAAACCCGACGAAGTATCGCTGACCCTGCACGGCGACGGCATCAGCATCACAAAGGAGGCCGGATTTTTATGA
- a CDS encoding FixH family protein produces MKLFIAALYGLFLVAMISGIFIAFRTSEGLVESDYYLKQKRWFSQKSEERKRGIGIEAPASIRQGENELTFVLTEGGKPLKNAKIQLFIGNISSKSGDQTCPMYETAPGVYQAKAFVASAGKWLVRLDFESSTLNSSRSWFYDVH; encoded by the coding sequence ATGAAACTCTTCATCGCGGCACTCTACGGGCTGTTTCTCGTAGCCATGATCAGCGGGATTTTCATTGCATTCCGCACCTCCGAGGGACTTGTCGAAAGCGATTATTACCTTAAACAGAAACGCTGGTTCAGCCAGAAAAGTGAGGAAAGAAAGCGTGGCATCGGCATCGAAGCGCCGGCATCGATCCGGCAGGGCGAAAACGAGCTGACCTTCGTGCTCACCGAAGGCGGCAAGCCGCTGAAAAACGCCAAAATCCAGCTCTTTATCGGCAACATCTCCAGCAAGTCGGGTGACCAGACCTGCCCGATGTACGAAACAGCTCCGGGAGTCTATCAGGCCAAAGCGTTCGTGGCATCGGCAGGCAAATGGCTGGTCAGGCTCGACTTCGAATCATCAACTCTCAACAGCAGCAGATCATGGTTTTACGACGTTCATTGA
- a CDS encoding heavy metal translocating P-type ATPase, producing the protein MSVTERRNKEKLHCDHCQQEMEYSAAVTAVIDGQTRYFCCHGCLGVYELIHSESLDAFYQQRCDWQPGRPAFGKVDAREFEGNVRNDGSSSKIDLLLSGIRCASCVWLVEKALARLDGIVSARVNYATHRATIQWRTGEITLETILNTLAGLGYLPRPVRHGAQVEAFTEEKRDLLLRFGTAGFFSMQLMLIIAALYAGFFQGIETTYRLTFQIISWALATPVVFYSGWPFISNALRSLRNRSLNMDALVALGSLSAYFYSVAMIFTGGEVFFDTSAMIITFILLGRFLEAGSRLKAGSALAALADLQPSEALLVGEDGHAAPAPLEQINAGAVIEVLPGGRVPLDGTVTAGESDVDESMLTGESAPVAKAPGSTVYAGTLAITGRLLVSVTGNAHETLLSGIIRTVEEAQARKAPIQGVADRVAGWFVPAIILLAAGTFAWWRIDGAPTVTALMTAVSVLVIACPCALGLATPLAILVGTTAVSRKGILVKGGDIFETVSKTTTVVLDKTGTITRGKPSVTDTFDYGISNRFMQCCASLEAWSSHPAGQAITDAWLGERLPLDGLRVIPGMGVSGKIEGETWLAGSRVLLEKKGVTLDDKCLETTDRLEAEGKTTVLVACNGHVAGLFGLIDDLRDDAERMIEALRAQGLGLMILTGDNAGVARYIAEKCGITQVRSGLDPLGKAEAIRELKRSGETVLMAGDGINDAPALTEADTGVSFGTATAVAIDSAGVTIMNDDLTLLDTLVAHSRRCFAIIRQNLAWAFGYNLIALPLAVTGVLHPIVSALLMATSSLVVVSNSLRLRKL; encoded by the coding sequence ATGTCCGTGACTGAACGGCGAAACAAAGAAAAGCTCCACTGCGACCACTGCCAGCAGGAGATGGAATACTCGGCAGCCGTCACAGCAGTGATCGACGGGCAAACACGATACTTCTGCTGCCACGGCTGCCTCGGCGTCTATGAACTGATTCACAGCGAGTCGCTCGACGCCTTCTATCAGCAGCGCTGCGACTGGCAACCGGGCCGCCCGGCGTTCGGCAAAGTGGATGCGCGGGAATTCGAAGGTAACGTTCGCAACGACGGCTCGTCCAGCAAGATCGATCTGCTGCTCTCGGGCATCCGCTGCGCCTCGTGCGTCTGGCTGGTTGAAAAGGCGCTGGCGCGGCTCGACGGCATCGTCTCGGCGAGGGTAAACTACGCAACCCACCGGGCGACTATCCAGTGGCGTACCGGCGAGATCACCCTTGAGACGATCCTGAACACCCTCGCAGGCCTTGGCTACCTTCCACGCCCGGTCCGGCATGGTGCGCAGGTCGAGGCGTTCACGGAGGAAAAGCGCGACCTGCTGCTGCGCTTCGGCACGGCGGGCTTCTTTTCGATGCAGTTGATGCTCATCATCGCCGCGCTCTACGCAGGCTTTTTTCAGGGCATCGAAACCACCTACCGCCTGACTTTCCAGATTATTTCCTGGGCGTTGGCCACGCCGGTGGTCTTCTACTCCGGCTGGCCATTCATCTCCAACGCCCTGCGCTCGCTACGAAACCGATCGCTGAACATGGACGCGCTGGTGGCGCTCGGCTCGCTCTCGGCCTACTTCTACAGCGTGGCGATGATCTTCACCGGCGGCGAAGTGTTCTTTGACACCTCGGCGATGATTATCACCTTCATCCTGCTCGGTCGATTCCTCGAAGCCGGTTCGCGTTTGAAGGCGGGCAGCGCTCTCGCGGCACTGGCCGACCTGCAACCATCCGAAGCGCTGCTGGTCGGAGAGGATGGGCACGCAGCCCCGGCACCACTCGAACAGATCAACGCAGGCGCGGTGATCGAGGTTCTACCCGGCGGACGGGTGCCGCTGGACGGCACGGTGACGGCAGGCGAGTCGGATGTCGATGAGTCGATGCTCACCGGCGAGTCAGCGCCCGTAGCCAAAGCGCCGGGCAGCACGGTCTATGCGGGCACGCTGGCCATCACCGGACGCCTGCTGGTGTCGGTCACGGGCAATGCGCACGAAACGCTGCTGTCTGGCATCATCCGCACCGTCGAGGAGGCGCAGGCGCGCAAAGCCCCGATCCAGGGCGTGGCCGACCGCGTTGCTGGATGGTTCGTGCCAGCGATCATCCTTCTTGCGGCCGGCACCTTCGCTTGGTGGCGGATTGACGGAGCGCCGACGGTAACGGCGCTCATGACCGCCGTTTCGGTGCTGGTGATCGCCTGCCCCTGCGCGCTGGGGCTTGCAACGCCGCTGGCGATCCTCGTCGGCACCACGGCGGTCAGCCGCAAAGGCATCCTCGTCAAGGGTGGCGATATTTTCGAAACCGTCTCCAAAACCACCACCGTCGTGCTCGACAAAACCGGCACCATCACGCGCGGCAAGCCGTCCGTGACCGACACTTTCGACTACGGCATTTCCAACCGTTTCATGCAGTGCTGCGCCTCGCTCGAAGCGTGGTCGAGCCATCCGGCCGGTCAGGCAATCACCGACGCATGGCTCGGCGAGAGGCTGCCGCTCGACGGACTCCGGGTGATTCCCGGCATGGGAGTCTCAGGAAAAATCGAGGGCGAAACGTGGCTTGCAGGTTCACGCGTCCTGCTCGAAAAGAAAGGGGTGACGCTCGACGACAAATGCCTCGAAACCACCGACCGGCTCGAAGCCGAGGGGAAGACCACGGTGCTCGTCGCCTGCAACGGCCATGTGGCAGGCCTCTTCGGCCTGATCGACGACCTGCGCGACGATGCCGAACGGATGATCGAGGCACTCCGGGCGCAAGGACTGGGGCTGATGATCCTCACCGGCGACAACGCTGGCGTAGCACGCTACATCGCCGAAAAATGCGGCATCACGCAAGTGCGCTCCGGCCTCGATCCGCTCGGCAAGGCCGAAGCGATCAGGGAGCTGAAGCGCTCGGGCGAAACCGTGCTGATGGCCGGGGACGGCATCAACGACGCCCCGGCGCTTACTGAAGCCGACACTGGCGTCTCGTTCGGCACGGCCACGGCGGTGGCGATCGACAGCGCCGGAGTGACCATCATGAACGACGATTTGACGCTGCTCGACACGCTCGTCGCCCACTCTCGCCGCTGCTTCGCCATCATCCGCCAGAACCTCGCCTGGGCGTTCGGCTACAACCTGATCGCCCTGCCGCTGGCCGTCACCGGCGTGCTGCACCCGATTGTTTCAGCGCTCCTCATGGCAACCAGTTCGCTCGTAGTGGTCAGTAACTCGCTCCGACTCCGAAAACTCTGA
- the ccoS gene encoding cbb3-type cytochrome oxidase assembly protein CcoS, producing MASTFFLIGIGFVIGLAGWALFLWAVRSGQLDDPEAPKYRMLDDDDEVQNKPKKMDK from the coding sequence ATGGCAAGCACCTTCTTTCTCATAGGCATCGGCTTCGTCATCGGCCTTGCCGGATGGGCTCTCTTCCTCTGGGCAGTACGCAGCGGACAGCTTGACGATCCGGAAGCGCCCAAGTACCGTATGCTCGATGATGACGACGAGGTGCAGAACAAGCCGAAGAAAATGGACAAGTGA
- a CDS encoding sulfite exporter TauE/SafE family protein, with product MKSELLAMLLAGLAGGFGHCIGMCGPLVAALSLGQHKPGLGHHLLYNLGRVTTYTILGAVVGVTGSFLSLASSIDPIQTAVMALSGLFIVLMGLASAGWLPFGQRLMSCNPSTPFIRKTVELFRSPASAGAWFPLGIVLGFLPCGLTYTALLAAARAAMDAPDHFAGMVLGALMMLLFGIGTAPALLLVGKTATLIGEKTRQRLYRLAGIIMILTGIWFIYGAFRG from the coding sequence ATGAAAAGTGAACTGCTTGCAATGCTGCTGGCCGGACTGGCGGGCGGCTTCGGCCACTGCATCGGCATGTGCGGGCCGCTGGTTGCGGCGCTCTCGCTCGGCCAGCACAAGCCCGGCCTCGGGCACCATCTGCTCTACAACCTCGGACGGGTGACGACCTACACCATCCTCGGTGCGGTGGTCGGCGTAACCGGATCGTTCCTGTCGCTCGCCTCCTCGATCGACCCGATCCAGACTGCGGTCATGGCGCTCTCAGGCCTCTTCATCGTGCTGATGGGTCTGGCCTCTGCTGGCTGGCTGCCCTTTGGTCAGCGCCTGATGAGCTGCAACCCCTCCACACCGTTCATCAGGAAGACAGTGGAACTGTTCAGAAGCCCGGCCTCAGCAGGCGCCTGGTTTCCACTCGGCATCGTGCTCGGCTTCCTGCCCTGCGGCCTCACCTACACCGCCCTGCTCGCCGCTGCCCGAGCCGCGATGGACGCTCCCGACCACTTTGCAGGTATGGTGCTGGGCGCGCTCATGATGCTGCTTTTCGGCATCGGCACTGCCCCGGCGCTGCTACTCGTCGGCAAAACTGCAACCCTGATCGGCGAAAAGACCCGCCAGCGCCTCTACCGCCTGGCAGGCATCATCATGATCCTCACCGGCATCTGGTTCATCTACGGCGCATTTCGAGGTTAG
- a CDS encoding c-type cytochrome, giving the protein MSESGKSKGWLVISFGILVLTIVYVVFQPPQNTEVLPRKIDPEVMGALEQSTATETTAGPGRYIDNPDAIAAGKAEYETHCAACHLSDARGAIGPNLRKRLKFGSTPEKIYKSIEKGRPAGMPAFGKQLSNDKISKIIAYIESLR; this is encoded by the coding sequence ATGAGCGAATCCGGAAAATCGAAAGGATGGCTGGTCATCTCTTTCGGTATCCTTGTTTTGACCATCGTGTATGTGGTCTTTCAACCCCCGCAAAATACAGAGGTTCTGCCCCGGAAAATCGATCCGGAGGTGATGGGAGCTCTCGAACAGAGTACAGCAACGGAGACCACAGCCGGTCCGGGGCGGTACATCGACAATCCCGACGCCATCGCCGCAGGCAAGGCTGAATATGAAACCCACTGCGCCGCCTGCCACCTGAGCGACGCCAGAGGAGCCATCGGCCCGAACCTCAGAAAACGCCTCAAATTCGGCTCGACCCCTGAAAAAATCTACAAGTCGATCGAGAAAGGCCGACCAGCCGGTATGCCCGCATTTGGCAAACAGCTCAGCAACGACAAAATCAGCAAGATCATCGCCTACATTGAAAGTCTGCGGTGA
- a CDS encoding cytochrome ubiquinol oxidase subunit I, with the protein MDTLFLARLQFALTSVFHFFFVPLTLGLSIFTAIMETAWVRTGKEKYRQLTKFWGHLFLINFAIGVVTGIVMEFQFGMNWSQYSRFVGDIFGVPLAIEALLAFFLESTFLGIWVFGWDRIPKGLHAAAIWLVAIGSNLSALWILVANSFMQSPVGFQMAADGSRAEMTSFSELLFNPYVWLQFPHVITAGIATGGFLVIAVSAWHLMKKTKDEEQFRTSLKFGAIYAFIGSLLVSLAGHTQMQEMVHNQPMKVAAAEALWHSEDPASFSLFTIGDEEKMEDVFSIRVPAMLSFLAYNKFSGEVKGLSELQEEAVAKYGPGDYIPSVITAYWSFRFMVGAGTLMLLAAAVALFKVIREDYTFGKLTGALLLSAFILPFIANSAGWILTEMGRQPWIVVGLLKTEQAVTPASVVSGAELLTSVVVFTLIYSALTLVDVFLLKKYATAGLHGAE; encoded by the coding sequence ATGGACACACTCTTTCTTGCGCGGCTTCAATTCGCCCTGACGTCGGTGTTCCACTTCTTCTTCGTACCGCTTACCCTCGGACTCTCCATCTTCACGGCGATCATGGAAACCGCATGGGTCAGGACGGGCAAGGAGAAGTACCGTCAGCTGACCAAATTCTGGGGGCATCTGTTCCTCATCAACTTTGCCATCGGCGTCGTTACCGGTATTGTCATGGAGTTCCAGTTCGGCATGAACTGGTCACAGTACTCCCGTTTCGTCGGCGACATCTTTGGCGTGCCGCTCGCCATCGAGGCGCTGCTCGCTTTCTTCCTCGAATCGACCTTCCTCGGCATCTGGGTCTTCGGCTGGGATCGCATCCCTAAAGGGCTGCACGCCGCCGCCATCTGGCTGGTAGCCATCGGCTCGAACCTCTCGGCGCTCTGGATTCTGGTCGCCAATTCTTTCATGCAGTCTCCGGTCGGCTTCCAGATGGCCGCTGACGGCTCACGCGCTGAAATGACCAGCTTCTCGGAGCTGCTCTTCAACCCCTACGTCTGGTTGCAGTTCCCGCACGTGATCACCGCCGGAATCGCCACGGGTGGCTTTCTCGTAATCGCGGTCAGCGCCTGGCACCTGATGAAAAAGACCAAGGACGAGGAGCAGTTCAGGACCTCGCTCAAATTCGGTGCAATTTACGCGTTTATCGGCTCGCTGCTGGTCAGCCTCGCCGGTCACACGCAGATGCAGGAGATGGTGCACAACCAGCCGATGAAAGTGGCCGCCGCCGAAGCGCTCTGGCACTCTGAAGATCCAGCCAGCTTCTCGCTTTTCACCATTGGTGACGAAGAAAAGATGGAGGACGTTTTCTCGATCCGCGTACCTGCCATGTTGTCGTTCCTTGCCTACAACAAATTCTCGGGTGAGGTCAAGGGCCTCAGCGAACTTCAGGAAGAGGCCGTCGCCAAATACGGCCCCGGCGACTACATTCCGTCGGTCATCACCGCCTACTGGAGCTTCCGTTTCATGGTTGGCGCCGGCACGCTGATGCTGCTGGCCGCTGCGGTGGCGCTTTTCAAGGTGATCCGCGAGGACTATACCTTCGGCAAGCTCACCGGTGCGCTGCTGCTCTCGGCGTTCATCCTGCCCTTCATCGCCAACTCGGCGGGCTGGATTCTGACCGAGATGGGCCGCCAGCCGTGGATCGTGGTCGGGCTGCTCAAAACCGAGCAGGCAGTCACGCCCGCATCGGTGGTTAGCGGCGCTGAACTGCTGACCTCGGTCGTAGTGTTCACGCTCATCTACAGTGCTCTGACGCTGGTGGATGTGTTTCTCTTGAAAAAATATGCAACGGCTGGCCTTCACGGCGCTGAATAA
- the cydB gene encoding cytochrome d ubiquinol oxidase subunit II: MDLQTLQIIWFVLVAVLFTGFFILEGFDFGVGILLPFMGKDDLDRRAVINTIGPFWDGNEVWLITAGGAIFAAFPHWYATLFSGFYLALLLMVVALIFRGVAFEYRSKSDSPAWRSFWDWSIFLGSAIPALLWGVAMANFIRGVPIDETMNYTGGFFNLLNPYALACGLASLMIFTLHGAVFLTLKTTDDLHERAMGLAKKLWVPATVLSLVFAVYTFVETDLFARLGVNPGAIPIFSVLALLSVIVLLNKGASGWAFVMTAVSIAFSTITIFMGLFPRVLVSSTNPDWSLTIYNASSSQYTLGIMTTVAAIFVPIVLLYQGWSYWVFRQRVTKDSKMEY, encoded by the coding sequence ATGGATTTGCAGACATTGCAGATAATCTGGTTCGTCCTGGTCGCCGTCCTGTTTACCGGATTCTTCATTCTCGAAGGATTCGACTTCGGCGTCGGCATCCTGCTGCCTTTCATGGGCAAAGACGACCTCGATCGCCGCGCGGTGATCAACACCATCGGCCCATTCTGGGACGGTAACGAAGTGTGGCTTATCACGGCCGGCGGCGCGATTTTCGCCGCGTTCCCGCACTGGTACGCCACGCTGTTCAGCGGCTTCTACCTTGCGCTTCTGCTCATGGTGGTGGCACTCATTTTTCGTGGCGTGGCCTTCGAGTACCGGAGCAAAAGCGACAGCCCGGCGTGGCGCAGCTTCTGGGACTGGAGCATCTTCCTCGGCAGCGCCATTCCTGCCCTGCTCTGGGGTGTAGCGATGGCCAACTTCATCCGTGGCGTGCCGATCGATGAAACGATGAACTACACTGGCGGCTTCTTCAACCTGCTCAACCCGTACGCGCTCGCTTGCGGCCTGGCCTCGCTGATGATCTTCACGCTGCACGGTGCGGTGTTCCTGACGCTCAAAACTACCGATGACCTCCACGAACGCGCGATGGGGCTGGCCAAAAAGCTCTGGGTTCCGGCTACTGTGCTCTCGCTGGTCTTTGCGGTTTACACCTTCGTGGAAACCGACCTGTTCGCACGCCTCGGCGTCAACCCTGGCGCAATCCCGATCTTCAGCGTGCTCGCACTGCTCTCGGTGATCGTGCTGCTCAACAAGGGCGCATCCGGCTGGGCGTTCGTCATGACCGCCGTTTCGATTGCGTTCTCGACCATCACCATCTTCATGGGACTCTTCCCGAGAGTGCTGGTTTCGAGCACCAATCCCGACTGGAGCCTGACGATTTACAACGCTTCGTCGTCGCAGTACACCCTCGGCATCATGACCACGGTCGCGGCGATTTTCGTGCCGATCGTGCTGCTCTATCAGGGCTGGAGCTACTGGGTCTTCCGCCAGCGCGTAACGAAAGACTCGAAGATGGAGTATTGA